The following proteins are encoded in a genomic region of Pan troglodytes isolate AG18354 chromosome 2, NHGRI_mPanTro3-v2.0_pri, whole genome shotgun sequence:
- the COL7A1 gene encoding collagen alpha-1(VII) chain isoform X3, which yields MTLRLLVAALCAGILAEAPRVRAQHRERVTCTRLYAADIVFLLDGSSSIGRSNFREVRSFLEGLVLPFSGAASAQGVRFATVQYSDDPRTEFGLDAFGSGGDVIRAIRELSYKGGNTRTGAAILHVADHVFLPQLARPGVPKVCILITDGKSQDLVDTAAQRLKGQGVKLFAVGIKNADPEELKRVASQPTSDFFFFVNDFSILRTLLPLVSRRVCTTAGGVPVTRPPDDSTSAPRDLVLSEPSSQSLRVQWTAASGPVTGYKVQYTPLTGLGQPLPSERQEVNVPAGETSVRLQGLRPLTEYQVTVIALYANSIGEAVSGTARTTALEGPELTIQNTTAHSLLVAWRSVPGATGYRVTWRVLSGGPTQQQELGPGQGSVLLRDLEPGMDYEVTVSTLFGRSVGPATSLTARTDASVEQTLRPVILGPTSILLSWNLVPEARGYRLEWRRETGLEPPQKVVLPSDVTRYQLDGLQPGTEYRLTLYTLLEGREVATPATVVPTGPELPVSPVTDLQATELPGQRVRVSWSPVPGATQYRIIVRSTQGVERTLVLPGSQTAFDLDDVQAGLSYTVRVSARVGPREGSASVLTVRREPETPLAVPGLRVVVSDATRVRVAWGPVPGASGFRISWSTGSGPESSQTLPPDSTATDITGLQPGTTYQVAVSVLRGREEGPAAVIVARTDPLGPVRTVHVTQAGSSSVTITWTRVPGATGYRVSWHSAHGPEKSQLVSGEATVAELDGLEPDTEYTVHVRAHVAGMDGPPASVVVRTAPEPVGRVSRLQILNASSDVLRITWVGVTGATAYRLAWGRSEGGPMRHQILPGNTDSAEIRGLEGGVSYSVRVTALVGDREGTPVSIVVTTPPEAPPALGTLHVVQRGEHSLRLRWEPVPRAQGFLLHWQPEGGQEQSRVLGPELSSYHLDGLEPATQYRVRLSVLGPAGEGPSAEVTARTESPRVPSIELRVVDTSIDSVTLAWTPVSRASSYILSWWPLRGPGQEVPGSPQTLPGISSSQRVTGLEPGVSYIFSLTPVLDGVRGPEASVTQTPVCPRGLADVVFLPHATQDNAHRAEATRRVLERLVLALGPLGPQAVQVGLLSYSHRPSPLFPLNGSHDLGIILQRIRDMPYMDPSGNNLGTAVVTAHRYMLAPDAPGRRQHVPGVMVLLVDEPLRGDIFSPIREAQAAGLNVVMLGMAGADPEQLRRLAPGMDSVQTFFAVDDGPSLDQAVSGLATALCQASFTTQPRPEPCPVYCPKGQKGEPGEMGLRGQVGPPGDPGLPGRTGAPGPQGPPGSATAKGERGFPGADGRPGSPGRPGNPGTPGAPGLKGSPGLPGPRGDPGEQGPRGPKGEPGAPGQVIGGEGPGLPGRKGDPGPSGPPGPRGPLGDPGPRGPPGLPGTAMKGDKGDRGERGPPGPGEGGIAPGEPGLPGLPGSPGPQGPVGPPGKKGEKGDSEDGAPGLPGQPGSPGEQGPRGPPGAIGPKGDRGFPGPLGEAGEKGERGPPGPAGSRGLPGVAGRPGAKGPEGPPGPTGRQGEKGEPGRPGDPAVVGPAVAGPKGEKGDVGPAGPRGATGVQGERGPPGLVLPGDPGPKGDPGDRGPIGLTGRAGPPGDSGPPGEKGDPGRPGPPGPVGPRGRDGEVGEKGDEGPPGDPGLPGKAGERGLRGAPGVRGPVGEKGDQGDPGEDGRNGSPGSSGPKGDRGEPGPPGPPGRLVDTGPGAREKGEPGDRGQEGPRGPKGDPGLPGAPGERGIEGLRGPPGPQGDPGVRGPAGEKGDRGPPGLDGRSGLDGKPGAPGPSGPNGAAGKAGDPGRDGLPGLRGEQGLSGPSGPPGLPGKPGEDGKPGLNGKNGEPGDPGEDGRKGEKGDSGASGREGRDGPKGERGAPGILGPQGPPGLPGPVGPPGQGFPGVPGGTGPKGDRGETGSKGEQGLPGERGLRGEPGSVPNVDRLLETAGIKASALREIVETWDESSGSFLPVPERRRGPKGDSGEQGPPGKEGPIGFPGERGLKGDRGDPGPQGPPGLALGERGPPGPSGLAGEPGKPGIPGLPGRAGGVGEAGRPGERGERGEKGERGEQGRDGPPGLPGTPGPPGPPGPKVSVDEPGPGLSGEQGPPGLKGAKGEPGSDGDQGPKGDRGVPGIKGDRGEPGPRGQDGNPGLPGERGVAGPEGKPGLQGPRGPPGPVGGHGDPGPPGAPGLAGPAGPQGPSGLKGEPGETGPPGRGLTGPTGAVGLPGPPGPSGLVGPQGSPGLPGQVGETGKPGAPGRDGASGKDGDRGSPGVPGSPGLPGPVGPKGEPGPTGAPGQAVVGLPGAKGEKGAPGGLAGDLVGEPGAKGDRGLPGPRGEKGEAGRAGEPGDPGEDGQKGAPGPKGFKGDPGVGVPGSPGPPGPPGVKGDLGLPGPPGAPGVVGFPGQTGPRGEMGQPGPSGERGLAGPPGREGIPGPLGPPGPPGSVGPPGASGLKGDKGDPGAGLPGPRGERGEPGIRGEDGRPGQEGPRGLTGPPGSRGERGEKGDVGSAGLKGDKGDSAVILGPPGPRGAKGDMGERGPRGLDGDKGPRGDNGDPGDKGSKGEPGDKGSAGLPGLRGLPGPQGQPGAAGIPGDPGDSLWSLTDLL from the exons ATGACGCTGCGGCTTCTGGTGGCCGCGCTCTGCGCCGGGATCCTGGCAGAGGCGCCCCGAGTGCGAGCCCAGCACAGGGAGAGAG TGACCTGCACGCGCCTTTACGCCGCTGACATTGTGTTCTTACTGGATGGCTCCTCATCCATTGGCCGCAGCAATTTCCGCGAGGTCCGCAGCTTTCTCGAAGGGCTGGTGCTGCCTTTCTCTGGAGCAGCCAGTGCACAGGGTGTGCGCTTTGCCACAGTGCAGTACAGCGATGACCCACG GACAGAGTTCGGCCTGGATGCATTTGGCTCTGGGGGTGATGTGATCCGCGCCATCCGTGAGCTCAGCTACAAGGGGGGCAACACTCGCACAGGGGCTGCAATTCTCCATGTGGCTGACCATGTCTTCCTGCCCCAGCTGGCCCGACCTGGTGTCCCCAAG GTCTGCATCCTGATCACAGACGGGAAGTCCCAGGACCTGGTGGACACAGCTGCCCAAAGGCTGAAGGGGCAGGGGGTCAAGCTATTTGCTGTGG GGATCAAGAATGCTGACCCTGAGGAGCTGAAGCGAGTTGCCTCACAGCCCACCAGTGACTTCTTCTTCTTCGTCAATGACTTCAGCATCTTGAGGACACTACTGCCCCTTGTTTCCCGGAGAGTGTGCACGACTGCTGGTGGCGTGCCTGTGACCCGACCTC CGGATGACTCGACCTCTGCTCCACGAGACCTGGTGCTGTCTGAGCCAAGCAGCCAATCCTTGAGAGTACAGTGGACAGCGGCCAGTGGCCCTGTGACTGGCTACAAGGTCCAGTACACTCCTCTGACGGGGCTGGGACAGCCACTGCCGAGTGAGCGGCAGGAG GTGAACGTCCCAGCTGGTGAGACCAGTGTGCGGCTGCAGGGTCTCCGGCCACTGACCGAGTACCAAGTGACTGTGATTGCCCTCTACGCCAACAGCATCGGGGAGGCCGTGAGCGGGACAGCTCGGACCA CTGCCCTAGAAGGGCCGGAACTGACCATCCAGAATACCACAGCCCACAGCCTCCTGGTGGCCTGGCGGAGTGTGCCAGGTGCCACTGGCTACCGTGTGACATGGCGGGTCCTCAGTG GTGGGCCCACACAGCAGCAGGAGCTGGGCCCTGGGCAGGGTTCAGTGTTGCTGCGTGACTTGGAGCCTGGCATGGACTATGAGGTGACCGTGAGCACCCTATTTGGCCGCAGTGTGGGGCCCGCCACTTCCCTGACGGCTCGCACTG ACGCTTCTGTTGAGCAGACCCTGCGCCCGGTCATCCTGGGCCCCACATCCATCCTCCTTTCCTGGAACTTGGTGCCTGAGGCCCGTGGCTACCGGTTGGAATGGCGGCGTGAGACTG GCTTGGAGCCACCGCAGAAGGTGGTGCTGCCCTCTGATGTGACCCGCTACCAGTTGGATGGGCTGCAGCCGGGCACTGAGTACCGCCTCACACTCTACACTCTGCTGGAGGGCCGCGAGGTGGCCACTCCTGCAACTGTGGTTCCCACTG GACCAGAGCTGCCTGTGAGCCCTGTAACAGACCTGCAAGCCACCGAGCTGCCTGGGCAGCGGGTGCGAGTGTCCTGGAGCCCAGTCCCTGGTGCCACCCAGTACCGCATCATTGTGCGCAGCACCCAGG GGGTTGAGCGGACCCTGGTGCTTCCTGGGAGTCAGACAGCATTCGACTTGGATGACGTTCAGGCTGGGCTTAGCTACACTGTGCGGGTGTCTGCTCGAGTGGGTCCCCGTGAGGGCAGTGCCAGTGTCCTCACTGTCCGCCGGG AGCCGGAAACTCCACTTGCTGTTCCAGGGCTGCGGGTTGTGGTGTCAGATGCAACGCGAGTGAGGGTGGCCTGGGGACCTGTCCCTGGAGCCAGTGGATTTCGGATTAGCTGGAGCACAGGCAGTG GTCCGGAGTCCAGCCAGACACTGCCCCCAGACTCTACTGCCACAGACATCACAGGGCTGCAGCCTGGAACCACCTACCAGGTGGCTGTGTCGGTACTGCGAGGCAGAGAGGAGGGCCCTGCTGCAGTCATCGTGGCTCGAACGG ACCCACTGGGCCCAGTGAGGACAGTCCATGTGACTCAGGCCGGCAGCTCATCTGTCACCATTACCTGGACCAGGGTTCCTGGCGCCACAGGATACAGGGTTTCCTGGCACTCAGCCCACG GCCCAGAGAAATCCCAGTTGGTTTCTGGGGAGGCCACGGTGGCTGAGCTGGATGGACTGGAGCCAGATACTGAGTATACAGTGCATGTGAGGGCCCATGTGGCTGGCATGGATGGGCCCCCTGCCTCTGTGGTTGTGAGGACTG CCCCTGAGCCTGTGGGTCGTGTGTCGAGGCTGCAGATCCTCAATGCTTCCAGCGATGTTCTACGGATCACCTGGGTAGGGGTCACTGGAGCCACAGCTTACAGACTGGCCTGGGGCCGGAGTGAAG GCGGCCCCATGAGACACCAGATACTCCCAGGAAACACAGACTCTGCAGAGATCCGGGGTCTCGAAGGTGGAGTCAGCTACTCAGTGCGAGTGACTGCACTTGTCGGGGACCGCGAGGGCACACCTGTCTCCATTGTTGTCACCACGC CGCCTGAGGCTCCGCCAGCCCTGGGGACGCTTCACGTGGTGCAGCGCGGGGAGCACTCGCTGAGGCTGCGCTGGGAGCCGGTGCCCAGAGCACAGGGCTTCCTTCTGCACTGGCAACCTGAGG GTGGCCAGGAACAGTCCCGGGTCCTGGGGCCCGAGCTCAGCAGCTATCACCTGGATGGGCTGGAGCCAGCGACACAGTACCGCGTGAGGCTGAGTGTCCTAGGGCCGGCTGGAGAAGGGCCCTCTGCAGAGGTGACTGCGCGCACTG AGTCACCTCGTGTTCCAAGCATTGAACTACGTGTGGTGGACACCTCGATCGACTCGGTGACTTTGGCCTGGACTCCAGTGTCCAGGGCATCCAGCTACATCCTATCCTGGTGGCCACTCAGAGGCCCTGGCCAGG AAGTGCCTGGGTCCCCGCAGACACTTCCAGGGATCTCAAGCTCCCAGCGGGTGACAGGGCTAGAGCCTGGCGTCTCTTACATCTTCTCCCTGACGCCTGTCCTGGATGGTGTGCGGGGTCCTGAGGCATCTGTCACACAGACGCCAG TGTGCCCCCGTGGCCTGGCGGATGTGGTGTTCCTACCACATGCCACTCAAGACAATGCTCACCGTGCGGAGGCTACGAGGAGGGTCCTGGAGCGTCTGGTGTTGGCACTTGGGCCTCTTGGGCCACAGGCAGTTCAG GTTGGCCTGCTGTCTTACAGTCATCGGCCCTCCCCACTGTTCCCACTGAATGGCTCCCATGACCTTGGCATTATCTTGCAAAGGATCCGTGACATGCCCTACATGGACCCAAGTGGGAACAACCTGG GCACAGCCGTGGTCACAGCTCACAGATACATGTTGGCACCAGATGCTCCTGGGCGCCGCCAGCACGTACCAGGGGTGATGGTTCTGCTAGTGGATGAACCCTTGAGAGGTGACATATTCAGCCCCATCCGTGAGGCCCAGGCTGCTG GGCTTAATGTGGTGATGTTGGGAATGGCTGGAGCGGACCCAGAGCAGCTGCGTCGCTTGGCACCGGGTATGGACTCTGTCCAGACCTTCTTCGCCGTGGATGATGGGCCAAGCCTGGACCAGGCAGTCAGTGGTCTGGCCACAGCCCTGTGTCAGGCATCCTTCACTACTCAG CCCCGGCCAGAGCCCTGCCCAGTGTATTGTCCAAAG GGCCAGAAGGGGGAACCTGGAGAGATG GGCCTGAGAGGACAAGTTGGGCCTCCTGGCGACCCTGGCCTCCCG GGCAGGACCGGTGCTCCCGGCCCCCAGGGGCCCCCTGGAAGTGCCACTGCCAAGGGCGAGAGG GGCTTCCCTGGAGCAGATGGGCGTCCAGGCAGCCCTGGCCGCCCCGGGAATCCTGGGACCCCTGGAGCCCCTGGCCTAAAG GGCTCTCCAGGGTTGCCTGGCCCTCGTGGGGACCCG GGAGAGCAAGGACCTCGAGGCCCAAAGGGGGAGCCG GGGGCTCCCGGACAAGTCATCGGAGGTGAAGGACCTGGGCTTCCTGGGCGGAAAGGGGACCCTGGACCATCG GGCCCCCCTGGACCTCGTGGACCATTGGGGGACCCAGGACCCCGTGGCCCCCCAGGGCTTCCTGGAACAGCCATGAAG GGTGACAAAGGCGATCGTGGGGAGCGG GGTCCCCCTGGACCAGGTGAAGGTGGCATTGCTCCTGGGGAGCCTGGGCTGCCG GGTCTTCCCGGAAGCCCTGGACCCCAAGGCCCCGTTGGCCCCcctggaaagaaaggagaaaaa GGTGACTCTGAGGATGGAGCTCCAGGCCTCCCAGGACAACCTGGGTCTCCGGGTGAGCAG GGCCCACGGGGACCTCCTGGAGCTATTGGCCCCAAA GGTGACCGGGGCTTTCCAGGGCCCCTGGGTGAGGCTGGAGAGAAG GGCGAACGTGGACCCCCAGGCCCAGCGGGATCCCGG gGGCTGCCAGGGGTTGCTGGACGTCCTGGAGCCAAGGGTCCTGAA GGGCCACCAGGACCCACTGGCCGCCAAGGAGAGAAG GGGGAGCCTGGTCGCCCTGGGGACCCTGCAGTGGTG GGACCTGCTGTTGCTGGACCCAAAGGAGAAAAG GGAGATGTGGGGCCCGCTGGGCCCAGAGGAGCTACCGGAGTCCAAGGGGAACGG GGCCCACCCGGCTTGGTTCTTCCTGGAGACCCTGGCCCCAAGGGAGACCCTGGAGACCGG GGTCCCATTGGCCTTACTGGCAGAGCAGGACCCCCA GGTGACTCAGGGCCTCCTGGAGAGAAGGGAGACCCTGGGCGGCCTGGCCCCCCAGGACCTGTTGGCCCCCGAGGACGAGAT GGTGAAGTTGGAGAGAAAGGTGACGAGGGTCCTCCG GGTGACCCGGGTTTGCCTGGAAAAGCAGGCGAGCGTGGCCTTCGG GGGGCACCTGGAGTTCGGGGGCCTGTGGGTGAAAAGGGAGACCAGGGAGATCCTGGAGAGGATGGACGAAAT GGCAGCCCTGGATCATCTGGACCCAAGGGTGACCGTGGGGAGCCG GGTCCCCCAGGACCCCCGGGACGGCTG GTAGACACAGGACCTGGAGCCAGAGAGAAG GGAGAGCCTGGGGACCGCGGACAAGAGGGTCCTCGAGGGCCCAAGGGTGATCCTGGCCTCCCTGGAGCCCCTGGGGAAAGG GGCATTGAAGGGCTTCGGGGACCCCCAGGCCCACAG GGGGACCCAGGTGTCCGAGGCCCAGCAGGAGAAAAG GGTGACCGGGGTCCCCCTGGGCTGGATGGCCGGAGCGGACTGGATGGGAAACCAGGAGCCCCTGGGCCCTCTGGGCCGAAT GGTGCTGCAGGCAAAGCTGGGGACCCAGGGAGAGAC GGGCTTCCAGGCCTCCGTGGAGAACAGGGCCTCTCTGGCCCCTCTGGTCCCCCTGGATTACCG GGAAAGCCAGGCGAGGATGGCAAACCTGGCCTGAATGGAAAAAAC GGAGAACCTGGGGACCCTGGAGAAGACGGGAGGAAG GGAGAGAAAGGAGATTCAGGCGCCTCTGGGAGAGAA GGTCGTGATGGCCCCAAGGGTGAGCGTGGAGCTCCTGGTATCCTTGGACCCCAGGGGCCTCCAGGCCTCCCAGGGCCAGTGGGCCCTCCTGGCCAG GGTTTTCCTGGTGTCCCAGGAGGCACGGGCCCCAAG GGTGACCGTGGGGAGACTGGATCCAAAGGGGAGCAG GGCCTCCCTGGAGAGCGTGGCCTGCGAGGAGAGCCTGGAAGTGTGCCG AATGTGGATCGGTTGCTGGAAACTGCTGGCATCAAG GCGTCTGCCCTGCGGGAGATCGTGGAGACCTGGGATGAGAGCTCTGGTAGCTTCCTGCCTGTGCCCGAACGGCGTCGAGGCCCCAAGGGGGACTCAGGCGAACAGGGCCCCCCAGGCAAGGAG GGCCCCATCGGCTTTCCTGGAGAACGCGGGCTGAAGGGCGACCGTGGAGACCCTGGCCCTCAGGGGCCACCTGGTCTGGCCCTTGGGGAGAGGGGCCCCCCCGGACCTTCCGGCCTTGCCGGGGAGCCTGGAAAGCCTGGTATTCCCGGGctcccaggcagggctgggggtgtgggagaggcaggaaggccaggagagagg GGAGAACGGGGAGAGAAAGGAGAACGTGGAGAACAG GGCAGAGATGGCCCTCCTGGACTCCCTGGAACCCCTGGGCCCCCCGGACCCCCTGGCCCCAAG GTGTCTGTGGATGAGCCAGGTCCTGGACTCTCTGGAGAACAGGGACCCCCTGGACTCAAGGGTGCTAAG GGGGAGCCGGGCAGCGATGGTGACCAAGGTCCCAAAGGAGACAGG GGTGTGCCAGGCATCAAAGGAGACCGGGGAGAGCCTGGACCGAGGGGTCAGGACGGCAACCCG GGTCTACCAGGAGAGCGTGGTGTGGCTGGGCCTGAAGGGAAGCCG GGTCTGCAGGGTCCAAGAGGCCCCCCTGGCCCAGTG GGTGGTCATGGAGACCCTGGACCACCTGGTGCCCCG GGTCTTGCTGGCCCTGCAGGACCCCAAGGACCTTCTGGCCTGAAG GGGGAGCCTGGAGAGACAGGACCTCCAGGACGG GGCCTGACTGGACCTACTGGAGCTGTGGGACTTCCTGGACCCCCCGGCCCTTCAGGCCTTGTG GGTCCACAGGGGTCTCCAGGTTTGCCTGGACAAGTG GGGGAGACAGGGAAGCCGGGAGCCCCAGGTCGAGATGGTGCCAGTGGAAAAGATGGAGACAGAGGGAGCCCTGGTGTGCCA GGGTCACCAGGTCTGCCCGGCCCTGTCGGACCTAAAGGAGAACCTGGCCCCACGGGGGCCCCTGGACAG GCTGTGGTCGGGCTCCCTGGAGCAAAGGGAGAGAAG GGAGCCCCTGGAGGCCTTGCTGGAGACCTGGTGGGTGAGCCG GGAGCCAAAGGTGACCGAGGACTGCCAGGGCCGCGAGGCGAGAAG GGTGAAGCTGGCCGTGCAGGGGAGCCCGGAGACCCTGGGGAAGAT GGTCAGAAAGGGGCTCCAGGACCCAAAGGTTTCAAG GGTGACCCAGGAGTCGGGGTCCCGGGCTCCCCTGGGCCTCCTGGCCCTCCAGGTGTGAAG GGAGATCTGGGCCTCCCTGGCCCCCCCGGTGCTCCTGGTGTTGTTGGGTTCCCGGGTCAGACAGGCCCTCGAGGAGAGATGGGTCAGCCAGGCCCTAGTGGAGAGCGG GGTCTGGCAGGCCCCCCAGGGAGAGAAGGAATCCCAGGCCCCCTGGGGCCACCTGGACCACCGGGGTCAGTG GGACCACCTGGGGCCTCTGGACTCAAAGGAGACAAG GGAGACCCTGGAGCAGGGCTGCCTGGGCCCCGAGGCGAGCGTGGGGAGCCAGGCATCCGG GGTGAAGATGGCCGCCCCGGCCAGGAGGGACCCCGAGGACTCACG GGGCCCCCTGGCAGCAGGGGAGAGCGTGGGGAGAAG GGTGATGTTGGGAGTGCAGGACTAAAGGGTGACAAG GGAGACTCGGCCGTGATCCTGGGGCCTCCAGGGCCACGGGGTGCCAAGGGGGACATG GGTGAACGAGGGCCTCGGGGCTTGGATGGTGACAAAGGACCTCGGGGAGACAATGGGGACCCTGGTGACAAG GGCAGCAAGGGAGAGCCTGGTGACAAGGGCTCAGCCGGGTTGCCAGGACTGCGTGGACTCCCGGGACCCCAG GGTCAACCTGGTGCAGCAGGGATCCCTGGTGACCCG GGCGATTCTCTTTGGTCCCTCACTGACCTCCTCTGA